The Punica granatum isolate Tunisia-2019 chromosome 4, ASM765513v2, whole genome shotgun sequence sequence TTTAATTAAGTCGGTGGAATGTAAAACATGTGCTGTATAGGAATAGGGTCGATGATTTACAGATGAATTGAAACTAGAATTGTTTGCAGTACACAAATCAGCCATTTCATCAGCTAGATAAGACAAagcatttttttaaatctatttTTATTACTTATTCCTCTATTTTGGTGGGCGGGCCTATTCAAAACCAAGACCGGCTGAGCGGACAATTAAGATTAGCAGCCAAGATTAAGCCATCTGGCATACAATCGTACCAAGAGTTAATGTGAGAAGTCTCACACaaaaatctatctatataatgAATAAGAATAACGACGAAAATATTAGAATCCTATGTGGAACGAGAACAAATATTATAATGACATTCCGACCATCTTCTGATCCTATCTTCATCACTCTTTATTCGAATCACCATTGAAATCAAACTCAATCCGGCATTAGTTATCTAAAGATCACCATTTTCTCCTCGAGCCCCCTATACCTTTGAAATGCGAAAATATGTTGGGAGTAAATCGCCAACATGAGTACATTGTTAAAATCGCCATTTGGTCTTGCATACTCCAGTGAAATTCAAGTATTTTCTGTAAGCAAGGTTGAATGTCATTTTCCCCCTGTTTCCTCCCTTCTAACTTAGTCTGccaaatgagaaaaataatataacacAACAGCGCATGCTTCCACctagtaattaaaatattgtAGGTTCAAATTTCAAGATGTAGCTACATACTCGTGCTTCATTATTGACcgttagaatttttattttcattatattagacaTATTAACCTTCCTTGTAAATGGAACTTGGTGTGCAATGCCAATCCAAATAATTAGAAATTCGGGCCAATGCATAGTTATCTTCCATGGAATCGATTGATGCGATTTAAGTTCATTCATTTAGAATTCTAATCCCAGTCCTCTATCGTATTCCTGCCTATGCCTTCTTGTAGGCTCAACCCGTCTGAATCCATATTATATGCCCACGCGCACTTCGTCGCGCGTGCTTCACACCTCCTCTTCCTTAATAATCCAACTAGCCTTTTCCATAACAAAGGTTTCATCAGTTCTTACACAAAACTCagtctctctttctttttctgttgctTTTTGCAAATTTTCCTTTGTATTTCCCTTTGCGCAAAATTATAAtcattcaaaaattcaatCGGAAAAAAAAGCAGGAACAATCTTCAGTGCCCCGCATGGGCAATCATAATCATCCTCCTCTGCCCAATCACAGCCGCTCATCACTCCCCAGACCCAATCATGGCCCCACCACCTCACGGCCTGCTGCTCTCactcctctcctcctcctcctcctcctcctcctccagctGCACCCCGCAGCTGGCCAGAACGACGCCGGCACCCCGCCGCCGAACCAGCAGCCCGGCCCCTACCCCTACGGCCAGAGGTTCAATCCCTCTATGGCCATAATCATGGTGGTCCTGGTCAGCGCCTTTTTCCTCATGGGCTTCCTCTCCGTCTACATACGGCAGTGCGCCGCCTACCGGTTCCGTGGTGGGGCTTCGGACCAGACTGAAAGGCCGTACCTGTTCGGCCTGGGGGCGGCACGTGGTATCGACACGTCCGTGATAGATAGCTTCCCGACGTTCCAGTACTCCTCCGTCAAAGGGCTGAAGATCGGGAAGGGCTCGCTCGAGTGCGCCGTCTGCTTGAATGAGTTCGAGGACGACGACGTTCTCCGGTTGCTTCCGAGGTACGATAAATTcttggaggaaaaaaaaaatgaatgaatatatatatatatattatatatattatataataatatacttttatgtatatatgtaccaATAGATTGTTTAGTATGGTTTCTTTCTACCATGTCTTTATCTTGTTGAGATTAGAACAAATGATCACTTTGTTTGTATTTGTAGGTGTAACCATGTGTTTCATTCCAATTGTATCGATGTGTGGTTATCCTCCCACAACACTTGCCCGGTTTGCCGGGACAACCTCTTGCCGAAACCCGGCGAGAAGTTCGACCCGCCAATCCTTGATGTGGCCGAACCGGAACCGATTGTACCTACCAGTGACATGCCGGACCAAGTGCGCGTTTGTGTCGAGGACGAACGGGGTACGAACTTGGAGTCACAATTACCATCGCAAGTTGATATCTCATCTCCACCGACCAATAAGAGTAGGCCGCCGCGGTCGAGATCAACAGGGATGCGATTCGCTAGATTACTGCCATTCCCTCGTTCACACTCAACGGGCCACTCTTGGGTTCAGCCGGGGGAGGATCATGAGCGGTTCACCCTGCGGTTGCCTGAGGATGTTCGGATTGAGATAATTAGGACTGCAAGCCTGAACCGGGCAAACAGCTGCGCCACGGCCTTTCCTCGTTCAAGGAGTGCGAGGACAGGCTATAGGAGGAGCGATAGAAATGGCGGCGGGAGGAGCATACGCGGGAGGAACTACTTCAACTACGAGCGGTTCGATCAGGAAGACCAGGCTGGTCGGTGGGGTTTCTCAGGGACTCCTCCATTCATCGGGAGGACCCGTTCAGTCCGGTCTGCAAAGGGTGATGATATAGCGATGACCCCACCGCAGTCCAGGCCGGAGACATTGCCACCAATTAGCCCGCTGTTCATCGGAAAGGACGGCGACGACGATGACCGATCATCTGACAGACTGCAGCCTCCAGATAGTCAAGTTTAGGATTTTGACTAGTGCAgaattttttgtaaatttgtgTACATagagtttttttctttcttgtgattttatttattctcaATTAGCATTTCCATCTATTTTTCTTCCAAGTTTATATTTGTATGTTATGATTACATCTTCAGCTTCTTTTCTGGTGAGAAGGCAAGCATCGTTCGGTGCTTGCTGTTGTGATGTAGGAAGAGCCAAAGGGtcaatcaaataatttttcttgcccaaagaagaaatttaatgagatttttttttggtagataatttaatgagattttttttttgtttttatattgCAGAAGAAGTTGTGGTTTGTCGGGGAACTTCAATAAAAGTCTATTCCTTTACCACTGTTCATTCTAAAATTAGGATTCATTTCTTGTCccaaatatttatttgtagaATACTATTACGGGGTATATCATACATTGCCGAGATTACCGAGATATATTGTATCATGTATATTAACTAACCTTATTAGTTACATACATATTAggcaatataattttttcctctttttcctTGTAATCAGTAGTATATGTACACGATCAAGCAATGAATGAAATCAAGCTTTCAGTTCAACAAATTAACATTGTATCAGAGCGTAAGAATTTTGGGAGAGTGTTACCTTCTCTGGCTTAGGGTTCCTCGATTTGTTGTGAGCGAAGGCAGAGATGGCGAAGGGGCTGGAAACTTCGGGAAGGGCTTCAGGGGGCGTGGAGGCTGACTTATTCAAAGTGCATGCCTTGATTCTACGTGAAGAAAGGCAGAAGATGGTGGCCTTATCTCATGAGAGCATGGCGCCGGCTGGGGCAGTCTCTCTGAGCAGAGTAATGGGAAGCAAGATGGAGATACGGGGCAGCGGCGGTAGTTCAAATTACGGAGGACAGGGAGGAGGTAGAGGAGGAATGAATAAGACCTGTTATCACTGTGGTCGTCCTGGCCACATCAAGGGTTCTTGCTGGTTGCTCCATGGCTTCCCAGCCAACTGGGTGTCGGGGCAGACGAAGGAGAAAATGCAAGGTGGATCTGCAGGGAGAAAGACAGGAGGAATGGGGATGGTAGGGCAATAGCGAACAGCCTTGGGCCCAGGCCAATTCGGTGGGCTTCAGGCCCATCAGGCACGACTTGGACAAAGTGGCTCAGGCCCGAGCCCAATCAGTGGATTGCATGTCCAATCCAACTCGGGGCTGAGGATGTTCGGTGGGCTGCAGGCCCATCAAGCACAATTTGAACATATTATCTCGTCTTTCGGACACGGTGTTTCAGAAACTACTCAATTTTTTGGGTCCAGATGATGACAATGTGCATCCAGTCTctgataaaaattttattccaGTAAATTTTGGGCATGATTAGATAATTGATAGCGGAGCTTCTAGGCACATGACGAGACGTGCATAGTTATTTGTTGAGTCACGAATACTTACTGATAGGCCAAAGATTCACATACCAAATGGGGAAGTTTCTGATGCTTGCAGAGCTGGACGAATTCACATAGGCCCTCTTGTTCTGTCAAATGTTTTACTGGTCCCGGAATTTAATTGCAATCTCATTTCCGCATCCCAATTATCAAAAGATCTAGATTGTTGTGTGATATTTTACGCCGATTTTTGCTTGATACAGGACCGCACCACGAGGAAGACGATTCGAGTGGGTGAGCTCCAAGGAGGTGTGTATTATCTTCGGCGTGTGGCTACTCGGGAGCAGGCTAATCGGGTCATTAGTGACGAGACGGATGATTTGTGGCATATGCGACTCGGACATCCATCACGACAAATCAAGTTTAATggtattaatttataattgaatACAGCTATGAAAAAGGAGTGCGATGTCTGCCTCCGTGCAAAGCAGACTCGGTCAAGTTTTGAAGTAAGTATGAATAAAGCTGTTTTCCCATTTCAATTGATTCACTGTGACTTATGGGGGCCTTATAAGGTAGCATCTATTTTTGGGGCTCGTTATTTTTTGACGATTGTGGATGATTATAGTCGTGCCATATGGTTATATTTATTGCGGGAGAAATCTGGGACGCAGCGACATCTTATTAATTTCTGCAAATTGGTGAAGAATCAGTTTAATTGCATTGTGAAAATAGTGCGAAGTGACAATGGAAAGGAATTTATCTCGCGAGACTTACAGAGTTATTTTTCCATCAAAGGAATCATTCACCAAACATCTTGCACAGACACGCCCCAATAGAATGGACACGTCAAGCGGAAGCATAGGCATTTATTAAACGTTGCATGATCGCTACTTTTTCAAGCAGGACTTCCGACTGAATTCTGGGGAGAATGTGTTACCACGGCGGCACATCTGATCAATGTAACTCCCACATCACTTCTGGGAGGTAAGAGTCCATATGAAGTCTTGTTTGATAGGGCACCGACTTATTCTAATTTGAGGGTATTTGGATGCTTATGTTATGCTCATGATAGACCGAGGGACAAGGATAAGTTCAAACCTCGTTCTCGTCGGTGCATATTCGTCGGTTATCCGTATGGCAAGAAGGGTTGGAGAGTTTACGATCTTGAGAAGAATGAGATATTTGTGACTCGAGATGTTCGGTTTTGCGAGAGGGAGTTTCCATTTTTACAGATGAATGAAACGGGCAAGAAAGATGCAGGTCAACTTCGTTTCTTTACTAGCACTGAGATGCATGTCGGTCGAATAAGGAGTCAGGGGGAGTCGAGATTTGAGCATTCGGttgaaagagaagaagaaaatgggcATTCGAATCCTTCAAGCCCGATAGGTATTCAAAGGGAAGTAAATGAGGAGCTATTGATAGAAGAAATAGAAGGCTCGGATCTTTCTGATAGATCACATGCGGAAGTAGAGACTGCAGAACGAATGTTATGACGTTCTAATCGAGTTAAGTCTGCGCCCAAATATTTGAAAGACTTTGAGGTTCGCATTCACACCGCCTTACACACCCCTACCAGTTCACCCACTTCATCGAAATCCTTAGGTATGGTTCATTCTATTCAGCAATATTTATCGTATTCTGGTGCATCTAATCGATATCTTGCATATGTAAGTGCCTTGGATTCGGAGGTGGAATTTACGTCTTATCAGGATGCAGCGACTAATCCATGATGGAGGCAGGCTATGACAGAAGAAATCAAAGCGCTGGAGTCCAATGGGACATGGACTATCGAGTGTTTACCTCTGGGAAAGTGACCAATTGATTGCAAATGGGTGTATAAAATCAAGCGTCGAGTCGATGGGAGTATAGAGACATACAAGGCATGACTTGTTGCAAAGGGATTCACTCAGATTGAAGGAGTGGACTTCAATGAGACTTTTGCACCCGTGGCAAAATTGGTCACTGTACGATGTCTACTAGTTGTGGCAGTAGCAAAGGGATGAGAGATATATCAGATAGATGTAAACAATGCATTTCTACATGGAGATCTCGACGAAGAAGTTTATATGCACTTGCCGCATGAATATTCTTCTCGAGGGCAGGGAGCAGTTTGTCGACTTCGAAAATCACTTTATGGGCTGAGGCAGGCTTCGCACAACTGGTATGCCAAACTTGCAGATTCTCTGAGGCATTATGGATTTCGACAGTCTGGAGCGGATCATTCATTATTCGTATTTAATCGTGGCAATACTTTCCTTGCGGCCTTGGTATATGTCGATGATATTCTAGTGGTTGGTAATAACCACGAGCAATGCACATGCTTCAAACGATATCTTGATCGATGTTTTCGTATCAAGGATCTGGGACCAGTGCAGTACTTTCTTGGGATCGAGGTGAGCAAAATGGAATCTGGGCTCTTCTTTAATCAAAGGAAGTATGTGCTAGACATACTCACGGAATGCGGGATGCTTGGTGCACGGCCATCCCTATTTCCAATGGAGCAACATCATCACTTGTCAGCAGGATCAGGAGCCCCTTTCAGTGACCCTAGTCAGTATAGGCGGCTAGTTGTTCGTTTGATTTATTTGACGATTACATGACCGGAACTTAGCTATCATGTGCATATTTTGTCGCAATTTATACAAGATCCTCGTCAGGACCATTGGGAAGCCGCGATGCGGGTACTTCATTATTTAAAACAATCTCCAGGACAGGGAATTTTTCTACGGCCAGAGTCATTGGAGCTCGAAGTCTATTGTGACTCAGACTGGCCTAGTTGCCCCATGACACGTCGCTCGATTACATGATATTTTGTTACATTGGGAGGATGTCCTATTTTCTGGAAGACAAAGAAACAGTCCATGGTGTCCCGTTCTTCAACTGAAGCGGAGTATTGAGCCATGGCAGGAGCGCTCAGTGAGGTCTTATGGCTTCGGAGTCTGCTTGACTCTCTTGGGGTCAAATATAGTGAACCTACTCGATTGTTTTGTGACAATGAGGCCGCTCTACATATTGTAGCAAATCCAGTGTTTCACGAATGGACGAAGCACATAGAAATAGATTGCCACTTTGTTAGTGAACACATTCGGTCTCGCATGATTAAGACTTCACATGTTCCGACAAAGCTGCAGCTTGCAGACATCTTTACGAAGGCCTTAGGACGAGATCGATTCCGCTTTCTCTTGGGCAAGTTGGGCATTCGAGATCCTcatgctccaacttgagggggagtattacgGAGTATATCATATATTGCCGAGATTAGCGGGATATATTGTATCATGTATATTAACTAGCCTTATTAGTGACATACATATTAGGCAATAgaactctttcctttttttccttgtaatCGGTAGTATATGTACACGATCAAGTAATGAATGAAATCAAGCTTTCAGTTCAACAAATTAACAAATACCATACCTCAATGAATTGGCGTTATACATGTAATTCCTATCGTTGCATATTTATCTGAAGCATCTACTATCATATATCAACATTGGGGGAGAACTAGTGACATATCGCATAAGGCCAGGTATCCATAGACCTCTCCGTAAGCGACTAATTATGCCATACTGTGGCCGAAAGCTTCTAAAGTCTAGACTGAGAGGCCCTGATAAATAATTGGCAGAGCTCAAAAACTAGAATTCTCATTACTCGGCTAAACTCATACACACTGTACATTACATTGCTTGTAAATGAAGCTAGAGCGTCTAAGAAAGCAAAGAAATATCTAAGAAAGGGAAAATCTACACTAACTAAAATAAGATACTATAGCAAGTGTACAACCCGAAAATCCCACAAAACGTGGAAATTAATCCTGAGAATATATTCGGGAGCAATTCTCCCATAATACTCCCTCTCAAATTGGAGAATGAAGGGCATGAATTCCCAACTTACTGAGAAAAACCTGGAAAATATCACGCCTGAGAGCCTTGGTGAAGATGTTGGCGAGTTGTAAGCGTGTCGAGACATGTTCGGTAATAACAGATCGAGACTGAATGTGCCGACGAATAAAGTGATAATCAATCTTAATATGCTTAGCGCGCTCATGAAAAATCGAATTAGACACGACGTGAAGTCACTACAACACAAATGAGATGTTGAAACCGCATTGTATGCCTCTACTAGCCATTTATTTGCCTCTATAAAATTTAgagacaaattaattaattaaccatGTTGGTGCTGGTTTTATAGACCTTTAGAGACAAATTTGAAACATATTTCCATTTATTTCTAATTAGTGCAATTTGAAACAAATGATTTggctttaaaaaataagtaaaagtaTCATATAAAATTGTCTCTATATACTTTTTAGAAACAAATGTAATTGCCCATGTatgttttttattcttatatataaagctctaaaaaaaagtaaatatttattacGGAACTAAATGGCAGGTTTCAAATTAGACAAAATCAACTCAATCCACACtaatacaattaattttacaaTAGAGAGATTCGAACTTGCGACCtccattttattattaaatcgcCTTATCCAATGTGCCAATATCCTTACTCGTATAAATCTgctacttttattatttattatactttattgataatatttacattttaaacaaatcattaatattttatatttataatttttttgtaacgacaaaataacaatatttttctaataaaattttttgtgaGAATTTATCTTTTCATAGAAAAACTTTTGATAGATTCTTGTTTGAAATtatatcaaaaaattttaaatagagTTTTTGCAAACAATTTATATGTCGAAAGGCTAGAAATTCTTCGttgatttttttggataagttgTCTTCGAATTTAAGTAGAGAATGAAAAGAAAGATATGGTGGAGAAATATGTAAAGCGTGACAAGAGAAAATACTTGTACTGAAGAGAAGaccaaatgaaaaatatatagataagaAATGGTTGTTCGAAGAAAGATAAAAcagtgaaaaattgaaatgagtaaagtaaaattaacaaattacaTGTTTCTTTATTCTTGACTTGTAAAATTTTTTCCtacgaaaaaataaaagtttcaaattcaatttagCAACTCTCTATTagtctatatatagattaatacACTTTAAAATTGTATAAGTTATTCTTCTTTATTCATACATCAACATTAATtcaaaaaactttttttaaattaattgtgctggagaaaataatatatcatataaagATACAATTTTATTTGTCACTGAAAGAAAGGATTTAGAGACAAATAGGACTATATATAGAgtcacaattttatttttcttttaaggtAAAGATTTCGAAACCAATACGACCGTACATATAGACACAATTCTATTTGTAGTGAGCGCTGCTTGATTATTACAAAACAGGCACATCGGATGAGAATGAGATATGCCGAGTGACATAACAAACTCGCGGAGCAGAGTTTGTTCTTGCTATTCGGGGATGATAGGTGCGGTCCTCGCACTGTTCGACCGCGACAGGAGATGCTTCTCTTGTTGCCGAGAATCACGGCGATTGGGTGGCTTTAGATCTCGCTGATTGCCGCTGGGTGACCGCAGGCCTTGCGGACTGCTGATTGGAAGCCCGGGCTTCGCCACTTGCTGCTCGCGCTTTCAAGCCTCGCTAATCTCAGGCCTCACTGTTCGTGGTCCATTAACTTCAAGTGAGTCGCGACCCTGTTGCCGTACCCTTGGGAACCTCATCTACTCGTGGTCATGAGCATGCCTCCATGTTTCCTGTTATCGTTGTGACATGGAGTCTGTCCTTCCTTTGCTTTCGAAACCAAGTCGCAATGATGAAAGGAAGGCAAACGC is a genomic window containing:
- the LOC116202410 gene encoding E3 ubiquitin-protein ligase ATL6-like; this encodes MGNHNHPPLPNHSRSSLPRPNHGPTTSRPAALTPLLLLLLLLLQLHPAAGQNDAGTPPPNQQPGPYPYGQRFNPSMAIIMVVLVSAFFLMGFLSVYIRQCAAYRFRGGASDQTERPYLFGLGAARGIDTSVIDSFPTFQYSSVKGLKIGKGSLECAVCLNEFEDDDVLRLLPRCNHVFHSNCIDVWLSSHNTCPVCRDNLLPKPGEKFDPPILDVAEPEPIVPTSDMPDQVRVCVEDERGTNLESQLPSQVDISSPPTNKSRPPRSRSTGMRFARLLPFPRSHSTGHSWVQPGEDHERFTLRLPEDVRIEIIRTASLNRANSCATAFPRSRSARTGYRRSDRNGGGRSIRGRNYFNYERFDQEDQAGRWGFSGTPPFIGRTRSVRSAKGDDIAMTPPQSRPETLPPISPLFIGKDGDDDDRSSDRLQPPDSQV